The following coding sequences lie in one Cyanobacterium sp. Dongsha4 genomic window:
- the lepA gene encoding translation elongation factor 4, giving the protein MTDTPVKRLRNFCIIAHIDHGKSTLADRLLQVTGTVADREMKAQFLDNMELERERGITIKLQAARMNYKAKNGEEYVLNLIDTPGHVDFSYEVSRSLAACEGALLVVDASQGVEAQTLANVYLALDSDLEIIPVLNKIDLPGAEPERVINEIEEVVGLDCSNIIHASAKTGIGVDDILEAIVAQVPPPQDTLDKPFRALIFDSYYDPYRGVIVYFRVMDGSLKKDDRIRLMASGKEYDLDEIGVLSPTQVQVDELHAGEVGYLAAAIKSVEDARVGDTITLVSKPAKEPLPGYTEAKPMVFCGLFPTDADQYADLKDALEKLKLNDAALSFEPETSSAMGFGFRCGFLGLLHMEIVQERLEREYNLDLITTAPSVVYRVTTTDGEEIEIDNPSALPPPQKRIKIEEPYIRVEMITPETYVGPLMDLCQTRRGVFVDMKYFTLNRTNLIYELPLAEVVTDFFDQLKSRSRGYASMEYHLIGYRENHLIRLDIMVNKDPVDALAMIVHRDKAYQVGRALTEKLKELIPRHQFKVPIQAAIGSKIIASEHIPALRKDVLAKCYGGDISRKKKLLQKQAKGKKRMKSIGTVDVPQEAFMAVLKLES; this is encoded by the coding sequence ATGACTGACACTCCCGTAAAACGCCTGCGCAATTTTTGTATTATTGCCCATATTGATCACGGTAAATCTACTTTAGCAGACCGTTTGCTACAGGTAACTGGTACTGTGGCAGATCGGGAGATGAAGGCTCAGTTTCTTGATAATATGGAGCTAGAAAGAGAAAGAGGCATTACTATTAAACTCCAAGCCGCACGGATGAATTATAAAGCAAAAAATGGAGAGGAATATGTTTTAAATTTAATTGATACCCCCGGCCACGTGGACTTTTCTTATGAGGTATCTCGCTCTCTAGCCGCTTGTGAGGGTGCTTTATTGGTGGTTGATGCTTCCCAAGGAGTAGAGGCTCAAACCTTAGCAAATGTCTATTTAGCCCTTGATAGTGACTTAGAAATTATCCCTGTGTTAAATAAAATTGATTTACCCGGGGCAGAGCCTGAAAGAGTCATCAATGAAATCGAAGAAGTCGTCGGTTTAGATTGTAGTAATATTATTCACGCTTCCGCAAAAACAGGTATCGGTGTTGATGATATTTTAGAAGCTATTGTTGCTCAAGTACCACCACCTCAAGATACTTTAGACAAACCTTTTCGAGCTTTGATTTTTGATAGTTACTATGACCCCTATCGAGGAGTTATTGTCTATTTCCGTGTGATGGATGGCAGTCTCAAAAAAGACGATCGCATCCGTTTAATGGCATCAGGCAAAGAATATGATTTAGATGAAATTGGGGTGCTTTCCCCCACTCAAGTGCAAGTTGACGAACTTCACGCAGGAGAAGTAGGCTATCTCGCCGCCGCCATTAAAAGTGTGGAAGACGCACGGGTAGGAGATACCATCACCCTAGTTAGTAAACCAGCAAAAGAACCTCTCCCCGGTTATACAGAGGCAAAACCAATGGTATTCTGCGGTTTATTCCCCACTGATGCGGATCAATATGCCGACTTGAAAGACGCTTTAGAGAAGCTAAAACTCAATGATGCCGCCCTTTCCTTTGAACCCGAAACATCTTCAGCCATGGGCTTTGGTTTCCGTTGCGGTTTCTTAGGCTTATTACACATGGAAATTGTCCAAGAACGTTTAGAAAGGGAATATAATCTTGATTTAATTACGACTGCTCCTTCTGTAGTCTATCGAGTCACTACCACTGACGGCGAAGAAATCGAAATTGACAATCCCAGTGCCTTACCTCCTCCACAAAAACGAATCAAAATCGAAGAGCCTTACATCCGAGTAGAAATGATTACCCCTGAAACCTACGTTGGCCCTTTGATGGATTTATGTCAAACCCGACGGGGGGTATTTGTGGATATGAAGTATTTTACCCTCAACCGTACTAATTTAATTTATGAATTGCCTTTAGCAGAGGTAGTTACAGACTTTTTTGACCAGTTAAAATCTCGTTCTCGTGGTTATGCCAGTATGGAATATCACTTAATTGGTTATCGAGAAAATCATTTAATTCGCTTAGATATTATGGTGAATAAAGATCCTGTGGATGCTTTAGCCATGATTGTTCATCGAGATAAAGCCTATCAGGTTGGACGAGCTTTAACGGAAAAATTAAAAGAATTGATTCCTCGTCATCAATTTAAAGTACCTATTCAAGCTGCGATCGGGTCTAAAATTATTGCTAGTGAACATATTCCAGCTTTAAGAAAAGATGTTTTAGCGAAATGTTATGGCGGTGATATTAGTCGTAAGAAAAAGCTACTACAAAAACAAGCCAAAGGTAAAAAACGCATGAAGTCCATTGGAACTGTGGATGTACCTCAAGAAGCCTTTATGGCGGTTTTGAAACTAGAATCTTAA
- a CDS encoding LeoA/HP0731 family dynamin-like GTPase — translation MIGDKVADKIDGCHNEDEINKESTNAEQQINLLIEKIITEINNDLKSELNNLKNELQQLGESPLGQKVEVEFREKKKTQDYNFNESNSNYNYGKYAGNAFNFMGNFASKATRDVVYNVGKNLGVKFKPWGAFKMAKNIRGFAPIFAGLGFAVDIFMNEKEKDEERKYEQRLKEARNQCRQNYHDLAEEIRNDYQVSIVESIKFYDELLWDINLTKNELQKNNTNQQEKGKEIETQLLKVKQKISSLI, via the coding sequence ATGATTGGTGATAAAGTAGCTGATAAAATCGATGGATGTCACAATGAAGATGAAATTAATAAAGAAAGCACCAATGCTGAACAACAAATTAATTTATTAATAGAGAAAATAATTACAGAGATAAATAATGATCTTAAATCAGAGTTAAATAATTTAAAAAATGAATTACAACAACTAGGAGAATCCCCTTTAGGACAAAAAGTAGAAGTTGAATTTAGAGAAAAGAAAAAAACTCAAGATTATAATTTTAATGAGTCAAATAGTAATTATAATTATGGTAAATATGCTGGTAACGCCTTTAATTTTATGGGTAATTTTGCATCTAAAGCGACAAGAGATGTTGTTTATAATGTGGGTAAAAATTTAGGGGTAAAATTTAAACCTTGGGGTGCGTTTAAAATGGCTAAAAATATTCGAGGATTTGCTCCTATTTTTGCAGGATTAGGCTTTGCTGTTGATATATTTATGAATGAGAAAGAAAAAGATGAAGAAAGAAAATATGAGCAAAGATTAAAAGAAGCTAGAAATCAATGTCGTCAAAATTACCATGATTTAGCTGAAGAAATAAGAAATGATTATCAGGTTAGTATCGTGGAATCAATTAAATTTTATGATGAACTATTATGGGATATTAATTTGACAAAAAATGAATTGCAAAAAAACAACACTAACCAACAAGAGAAAGGCAAAGAAATAGAGACTCAATTATTAAAAGTTAAGCAAAAAATTAGTAGTTTAATATAG
- a CDS encoding type II toxin-antitoxin system VapC family toxin — protein MKRLVLDAGPLIALVSERDNYHSEAKLGFSQISLVFGEVLTPLPILFEVYKFVSRNESPKIAQKLLSVIQEETVIVTISESDFVSISDLVLNFPHWGGTLEDASVIVIAKKYQSQIWTIDYKDLGFFGDIEFWNP, from the coding sequence ATGAAACGATTAGTATTAGATGCAGGACCATTAATAGCGTTAGTATCTGAAAGAGATAACTATCATAGTGAAGCTAAACTCGGTTTTAGCCAAATTTCCCTTGTTTTTGGGGAAGTTTTAACTCCTTTACCCATATTATTTGAGGTTTATAAGTTTGTATCTCGCAATGAATCACCCAAGATAGCACAGAAATTATTAAGTGTTATTCAGGAGGAAACAGTAATTGTGACTATCTCTGAATCAGATTTTGTGAGTATATCCGATTTAGTGTTGAATTTTCCCCATTGGGGAGGTACTTTGGAGGATGCTTCGGTAATAGTAATTGCTAAAAAATATCAAAGTCAAATTTGGACTATTGATTATAAAGATTTAGGTTTTTTTGGTGATATAGAATTTTGGAATCCTTGA
- a CDS encoding GTPase, protein MLNNIDLSQSFNIAIMGRANTGKSSLMNALLQLSRQEALQVTKVGEEFGTTRNIIPYKIKDQVYLIDTPTLNSESFESKTMIEKLRQINLTIFVVTGFPTLYDQELINKVKKYSNNPLLIVLNQIDKWDNCGAEYLDYIVNKWKKVLDINDLYLTCTKGWDSKSKISSMDVRGVGLLRKDIFNFIDEKIKEKTFVKSIEIIDNKADLSQEKINDNISIDSILESCQKTAIASYNTNLKYSQELAKILAIFKNNISKKNYSNSQNKHR, encoded by the coding sequence ATGCTAAACAATATCGATTTATCCCAAAGTTTTAATATCGCCATCATGGGAAGGGCTAACACAGGCAAAAGTTCGTTAATGAATGCCTTGTTACAATTAAGTCGCCAAGAAGCCTTACAAGTTACGAAAGTAGGAGAAGAATTTGGCACAACTAGAAATATAATTCCTTATAAAATTAAAGATCAAGTTTATTTAATTGATACACCAACATTAAATAGTGAGTCTTTTGAATCTAAAACAATGATTGAAAAATTGAGACAAATTAACTTAACAATATTTGTTGTAACAGGATTTCCTACCCTTTATGATCAAGAGTTAATTAATAAAGTAAAAAAATACTCAAATAATCCTCTATTGATTGTGTTAAATCAAATTGATAAATGGGATAATTGTGGTGCTGAATATCTTGATTATATAGTTAATAAATGGAAAAAAGTATTGGACATAAATGATCTTTATTTAACTTGTACGAAAGGATGGGATTCAAAAAGTAAAATTTCATCTATGGATGTCAGAGGAGTCGGACTTCTCAGGAAAGATATATTTAATTTTATTGATGAAAAAATTAAGGAAAAAACCTTTGTTAAATCTATAGAAATTATTGATAATAAAGCTGACTTATCTCAAGAAAAAATTAACGATAATATTTCCATTGACTCTATTTTAGAATCCTGTCAAAAAACTGCGATCGCATCTTACAATACTAACTTAAAATATAGTCAAGAGTTAGCCAAAATTTTAGCTATTTTTAAGAATAATATCAGTAAAAAGAATTATAGTAATTCTCAAAATAAACATCGATAA
- a CDS encoding GTPase has protein sequence MTQLIDNILTQDLQQLNESLAIKKTHLEDYSIALFGRTRAGKSTIREALTNGDGSTIGKGGQRTTRDVQEYRWNHLRLIDTPGIDAYEGEEDTEKANKSIDEADMVLFLTSDDSVQPSEFEQMGRLTHIEKPFIVLLNVKGKLENETQIKRFLAKPEKTFDEERLSGHHNHIKTYVKQHLTIEEVTIIDIHARAGFLSNQSEYQEYKTELWQLSKLDKVYSIIAEDIDKNGNERRASTFFEGTKVLINDIRKKLDIIEQNINDQIKFFQSKEQEIKKIFIQQIKDSKIKVDNEIKQLFRQFKQEILVFVEDHVGNPNAEKIWQEKTKNFSKKLEESVKILFEKNGMELKEKFIEFEREYKYDTEHTQSYYYYQFENIYKALLGYFFENFSLLLSGIASVAFIIANFWNPIGWVGIVGGLGLVATGMSVVAGLFSGGLKYQEKKEFQQKKDKLKNDLIKDIDSQQTKIIGDIYKKIETQFEDIEQKSLSSFSLFHQELNSVNNELLTIKVRIKDIFNRLDIDKSLILQQSAKKNESFN, from the coding sequence ATGACTCAACTGATAGACAATATTTTAACCCAAGATTTACAACAATTAAATGAATCTTTAGCTATTAAGAAAACACACCTCGAAGATTATAGTATAGCCTTATTTGGACGCACAAGGGCAGGAAAAAGCACTATTCGAGAAGCCTTAACTAATGGTGATGGTAGCACGATCGGCAAAGGAGGGCAACGCACCACCAGAGATGTCCAAGAATATCGATGGAATCATCTACGATTAATTGATACTCCGGGTATTGATGCCTACGAAGGAGAAGAAGACACCGAAAAAGCCAATAAATCGATCGACGAAGCGGATATGGTATTATTTCTTACTAGCGATGACTCTGTACAACCTTCAGAATTTGAACAAATGGGGAGGTTAACTCACATTGAAAAACCTTTTATTGTCTTATTAAATGTCAAAGGAAAACTGGAAAATGAAACCCAGATAAAACGATTTTTAGCTAAACCTGAAAAAACCTTTGACGAAGAAAGATTATCAGGACATCATAACCATATTAAGACTTATGTTAAACAACATTTAACCATTGAAGAAGTGACAATTATTGATATTCATGCAAGGGCTGGATTTTTGAGTAATCAATCAGAATATCAAGAATATAAAACCGAATTATGGCAATTAAGTAAACTAGATAAAGTTTATTCTATCATCGCTGAAGATATTGATAAAAATGGGAATGAAAGACGAGCTTCTACTTTTTTTGAAGGCACAAAAGTATTAATTAACGACATAAGAAAAAAACTCGATATTATTGAGCAAAATATTAATGATCAAATTAAATTTTTTCAAAGTAAAGAACAAGAAATCAAAAAAATATTTATTCAACAAATAAAGGATAGTAAAATAAAAGTTGATAATGAAATTAAACAGCTATTTAGACAATTTAAACAAGAAATACTTGTTTTTGTCGAGGATCATGTCGGAAATCCAAATGCAGAAAAAATATGGCAAGAAAAAACTAAAAATTTTTCTAAGAAATTAGAAGAATCCGTTAAAATACTTTTTGAAAAAAATGGGATGGAATTAAAAGAAAAATTCATAGAATTTGAAAGAGAATATAAATATGATACTGAGCATACACAATCTTATTATTATTATCAATTTGAAAATATTTATAAGGCACTACTTGGTTACTTTTTTGAAAATTTCAGTTTATTATTGAGTGGTATTGCCTCTGTTGCTTTTATAATCGCAAATTTTTGGAATCCCATCGGCTGGGTTGGTATAGTAGGAGGATTAGGATTGGTTGCTACGGGAATGAGTGTAGTTGCCGGATTATTTTCAGGAGGTTTAAAATATCAAGAAAAAAAAGAGTTTCAGCAGAAAAAAGATAAGTTAAAAAATGACTTAATTAAAGATATTGACTCACAACAAACAAAAATTATTGGAGATATTTACAAAAAAATTGAAACTCAATTTGAAGATATTGAACAAAAAAGTTTATCTTCTTTTTCTTTATTTCATCAAGAATTAAACTCTGTCAATAATGAACTTTTAACTATTAAAGTTCGTATCAAAGATATTTTTAATCGATTAGATATAGATAAATCTTTGATTTTACAACAATCAGCTAAAAAAAATGAGAGCTTCAACTAA
- a CDS encoding Uma2 family endonuclease, whose translation MVTTVKPKLTLENFLQQPEIKPASEFIDSRITQKPMPQGQHSVIQSELVSIINQTAKSDKIAYAFPELRCNFESRSIVLDVVVLQWDRIPLTDTGKIANRINIYPDGCIEILSPEQSLTQVLDKLLFCSQIGTQLGWLINPEEEAIFAILPEQKLRLFKNDDTLPVLEKVNLKLTVNEVFNWLKF comes from the coding sequence ATGGTGACAACAGTTAAACCGAAATTAACCTTAGAAAACTTTTTACAACAACCCGAAATAAAACCAGCTTCTGAATTTATTGATAGTAGAATTACTCAAAAACCCATGCCTCAAGGACAACATAGCGTAATTCAATCAGAATTGGTATCAATTATAAACCAAACAGCAAAATCCGATAAAATTGCCTATGCTTTTCCCGAATTGCGTTGCAATTTTGAATCAAGGTCGATCGTACTTGATGTGGTAGTATTACAGTGGGACAGAATTCCTTTAACCGATACGGGAAAAATTGCTAATCGGATAAATATTTATCCTGACGGGTGTATCGAAATCTTATCTCCTGAACAAAGTTTAACTCAAGTGTTAGATAAATTATTATTTTGTTCTCAAATTGGTACTCAATTAGGTTGGTTAATTAACCCAGAAGAAGAAGCTATTTTCGCTATTTTACCAGAACAAAAATTAAGGTTATTTAAAAATGATGATACTTTACCTGTTTTAGAAAAAGTTAATTTAAAATTAACGGTAAATGAAGTATTTAATTGGTTAAAATTTTAG
- a CDS encoding HesB/IscA family protein: MINISKRAIAELKRIQKNQYPDCNHIRVGINQGGCLNYAYNIEFAQEINEADLTFNHDSGMVIVANSEIYSRLQNLTIDYLEDLMGGAFQFKNPNIAHHCSCGLSFDLES, encoded by the coding sequence ATGATCAATATTAGCAAAAGAGCGATCGCAGAACTAAAAAGAATTCAAAAAAATCAATATCCTGACTGTAATCATATCCGAGTTGGTATCAATCAAGGAGGATGTCTTAACTATGCCTATAATATCGAATTTGCTCAGGAAATTAACGAAGCAGATTTAACCTTTAACCACGATTCAGGAATGGTGATAGTAGCTAACTCAGAAATTTATTCCCGTCTGCAAAATTTGACGATTGACTATTTAGAGGATTTAATGGGGGGAGCATTCCAATTTAAAAATCCTAACATTGCTCATCATTGCAGTTGTGGATTATCTTTTGACCTAGAATCATAA
- a CDS encoding CHAT domain-containing protein produces the protein MSKLVVLNLGAGNLNDGFRNVIAQLRLKDGKIEQFIGSLPPAPELATLNQQWQLLYYALHQRFDVARRRLFEVEEKGLTNISVRGFQELCQEIETKFNLWLDSPSFLKVDHKLRTKLDQNEEVQIIIETGDRTLHRFPWHLWHFLEDYQQAEIGLSNLEYSPINLEKKQRNKPRNKPRILTILGHSEGINVKADQVLIAQINNAEIVFLVEPKSAEFHEILWDEKGWDILFFAGHSHTENHQGIIFINPQESLNIKELKTAINKAIKQGLQLAIFNSCDGIGLAEELSKLNLPQIIVMREGVPDLIAQEFLKYFLSALQQNKSVFCSLREARERLQAWDNDFPGGSWLPMICQNLSIPNDSIFKISFDDKIEVPKKNKSNVKIFFYSILLLLLILFVAVKNYDNYSLNKLSSIISNLLVNNQLKSENITFEEEGKILIENLYQALSNKDFPLAETFYDVSLKQQFNPDFFKQFSKVTVNNLEVSYQDMNIIKFIGENNYIYLDNTYQTEKRNYTVSKIGNQLQITSSNFIEVTKPR, from the coding sequence ATGAGTAAGCTAGTAGTGTTAAACTTGGGTGCAGGAAACTTAAATGATGGATTTCGTAATGTTATCGCTCAATTAAGGTTAAAAGACGGCAAAATAGAGCAGTTTATCGGTAGTTTACCTCCAGCACCCGAATTGGCAACCCTTAACCAACAATGGCAACTCTTATATTATGCCCTACATCAGCGTTTTGACGTGGCTAGACGCAGACTTTTTGAAGTGGAAGAAAAAGGACTTACAAATATTTCTGTAAGAGGATTTCAAGAGCTTTGTCAAGAAATTGAAACAAAATTTAACCTTTGGCTTGATTCTCCCTCATTTTTGAAGGTCGATCATAAATTAAGAACCAAATTAGACCAAAATGAAGAAGTACAAATAATCATAGAAACGGGAGATCGCACCTTACATCGTTTTCCGTGGCATTTATGGCATTTTTTAGAGGATTATCAACAGGCAGAAATTGGCTTAAGTAACCTTGAATATAGCCCCATTAACCTTGAGAAAAAGCAGAGAAATAAACCGAGAAATAAACCGAGAATATTAACTATTTTAGGGCATAGTGAAGGCATAAATGTAAAAGCAGATCAGGTATTAATTGCTCAAATAAACAATGCAGAAATAGTGTTTTTAGTCGAACCAAAATCAGCCGAATTTCATGAGATATTATGGGATGAAAAAGGATGGGATATATTATTTTTTGCAGGTCATAGTCATACAGAAAATCATCAAGGAATTATCTTTATTAATCCCCAAGAAAGTTTAAACATTAAAGAATTAAAAACCGCCATCAATAAAGCTATAAAACAAGGATTACAATTAGCTATTTTTAACTCCTGTGACGGTATAGGATTAGCAGAAGAATTAAGTAAATTAAACTTACCTCAAATCATTGTAATGCGTGAGGGCGTACCAGATTTAATTGCTCAAGAATTTCTGAAATATTTTTTATCTGCTTTACAACAAAATAAATCTGTTTTTTGCTCATTAAGAGAAGCGAGAGAAAGACTACAGGCATGGGATAACGATTTTCCCGGTGGCAGTTGGCTACCGATGATTTGTCAAAATTTATCAATACCTAATGATTCTATTTTTAAAATATCTTTTGATGATAAAATTGAAGTTCCTAAGAAAAATAAGTCGAATGTAAAAATATTTTTTTATTCTATTTTATTATTATTATTAATACTATTTGTTGCTGTTAAAAATTATGATAATTATTCCTTAAATAAATTATCTTCAATCATATCTAATTTATTGGTAAATAATCAATTAAAGTCCGAAAATATAACTTTTGAAGAGGAAGGAAAGATACTAATTGAGAACTTATACCAAGCATTATCAAATAAAGATTTTCCTCTAGCTGAGACGTTTTATGATGTCTCTTTAAAACAACAATTTAATCCTGATTTTTTTAAACAGTTTAGTAAAGTGACAGTTAATAACTTAGAAGTGAGCTATCAAGATATGAATATAATAAAATTTATTGGAGAAAATAATTACATTTATTTAGACAATACATATCAAACAGAAAAAAGAAATTATACTGTTAGTAAAATCGGTAATCAACTTCAAATTACCTCCTCAAATTTTATAGAAGTTACGAAACCTCGTTAA
- the stpA gene encoding glucosylglycerol 3-phosphatase gives MTYPNLNQFSLSLNHDLCAEKLINTKNKLIIQDLDGVCMGLVKNPLHRVIDFNYVKAARNLNNHFYVLTNGEHIGKFGVNHIIEKSAPNPEMVRKEGYYLSGLAGGGVQWQDNYGNITYPGVKQEELTFLSAIPAIFEERLRNFCQNQAPFLTKEVINNALDAVILVNQVSPTINLNTFFSLFADHPHLYLALQKEVKVLMDELLHKAQKNDLEHSFFLHLAPNLGRDDKGVEIMKEATQNDSGTTDFQFMLKGAVKEAGVLYILNHYYYLHTGEYPLGQDFSPQQAPNNHQELVNLVIDKFSPESMPLIMGVGDTVNSQVTWQNGKKIVKRGGSDRNFLQLIQDIGKGFNTDNIITYVDSSGGEVKNRKPIKVGNIDGNLIVTEGIAHPDDPDEPLNVNFVFPEGHRQYCQFFQKITS, from the coding sequence ATGACTTATCCGAATCTTAACCAATTTTCTTTATCTTTAAATCATGATTTATGTGCAGAAAAATTAATTAACACCAAAAACAAATTAATTATTCAAGACTTGGATGGAGTTTGTATGGGGTTAGTCAAAAATCCCCTTCATCGAGTTATTGATTTTAATTATGTCAAAGCCGCCCGTAACCTAAATAATCATTTTTATGTATTAACTAATGGTGAACATATTGGCAAATTTGGCGTTAACCACATTATTGAAAAATCCGCCCCTAATCCTGAGATGGTAAGAAAAGAAGGTTACTATCTATCTGGTTTAGCAGGAGGGGGAGTACAATGGCAAGATAATTACGGTAACATTACTTATCCGGGGGTAAAGCAAGAAGAGTTGACATTTTTATCGGCGATTCCCGCTATTTTTGAGGAAAGATTGCGAAATTTTTGTCAAAATCAAGCTCCATTTTTAACTAAGGAAGTTATTAATAATGCCCTTGATGCAGTAATTTTAGTTAATCAAGTTTCCCCCACAATTAATCTAAATACTTTTTTCTCCTTATTTGCAGATCATCCTCATCTTTATCTTGCCCTACAAAAAGAGGTAAAGGTGCTGATGGATGAGTTACTACACAAGGCACAAAAAAACGACTTAGAACATTCTTTCTTTCTCCATTTAGCCCCTAATTTAGGCAGAGACGATAAGGGAGTCGAAATAATGAAAGAAGCCACACAAAACGACTCAGGCACAACAGATTTTCAATTTATGCTCAAAGGTGCGGTTAAAGAAGCGGGAGTTTTATATATTCTCAATCATTACTATTATCTGCATACGGGAGAATATCCTCTTGGTCAAGATTTTAGCCCCCAACAAGCACCCAATAATCATCAAGAATTAGTTAATTTAGTGATTGATAAATTTTCTCCTGAATCGATGCCCTTAATTATGGGAGTGGGAGATACCGTTAACAGTCAAGTAACTTGGCAAAATGGTAAAAAAATAGTGAAAAGAGGAGGAAGCGATCGCAATTTCTTACAATTGATTCAAGATATAGGTAAAGGGTTTAATACTGATAATATCATTACTTATGTTGATAGTTCTGGTGGGGAAGTGAAAAACCGTAAACCGATTAAAGTAGGAAATATTGACGGTAACTTAATAGTAACAGAAGGAATAGCTCACCCAGATGATCCCGATGAACCATTAAATGTTAACTTTGTATTTCCTGAAGGACATCGACAATACTGTCAGTTTTTTCAAAAAATCACCAGTTAA
- a CDS encoding phosphomannose isomerase type II C-terminal cupin domain — translation MAKAQTQNKTQEIHSTTSHPHKSEIQVTETRPWGSFTTLEEGFGYKIKRIEVNPGHRLSLQMHHHRSEHWIVVSGTAKVVCGDEEKILAANQSTYVPQCTAHRLENPGVIKLVIIEVQNGEYLGEDDIIRFQDDYSRG, via the coding sequence ATGGCTAAAGCTCAGACTCAAAACAAAACTCAGGAAATACATTCCACCACTTCTCATCCTCACAAATCAGAAATTCAGGTTACGGAAACTCGCCCTTGGGGAAGTTTTACCACCCTAGAGGAAGGATTTGGCTACAAAATTAAACGTATTGAAGTTAACCCAGGCCATCGTCTAAGTTTACAAATGCACCACCACCGCAGTGAACATTGGATTGTTGTTTCTGGCACTGCTAAAGTAGTTTGTGGAGATGAAGAAAAAATATTAGCGGCAAATCAGTCAACTTATGTGCCTCAATGCACCGCCCACCGTTTAGAAAATCCGGGGGTTATTAAATTGGTAATTATCGAGGTACAAAATGGCGAATATTTAGGAGAAGATGATATTATTCGTTTTCAAGATGACTATTCCAGAGGGTAA
- a CDS encoding IS1 family transposase (programmed frameshift), with the protein MSHQCPRCHNTKIIKNGFARGQQRFKCKHCNYQFTTDKIDRGKPMWMKLETAILYCSGMSMNSIAKLLNVSAQTILNWIRALALENYEKPEPCEAVVVELDELWHFIEFKKNKLWIWKAYDRNTNRLIDWELGKRDSETLKKLLIRLLKWDVTVYCTDDWKPYQELLSKHPDAYHVMTKSETIAIERNNSDNRHWFARFHRKTKVVSKSIEMVDLTMGLFAKFRVNGTIDSLINQRLTLLS; encoded by the exons ATGTCTCATCAATGCCCTCGATGTCATAATACTAAAATCATCAAAAACGGTTTTGCTCGTGGTCAACAAAGGTTTAAATGTAAGCACTGTAACTATCAGTTCACCACTGATAAGATTGATCGAGGTAAACCTATGTGGATGAAACTAGAAACAGCAATTCTGTATTGCAGTGGAATGTCTATGAATTCGATCGCAAAGCTTCTCAATGTTTCTGCTCAGACTATTTTAAATTGGATTAGAGCTTTGGCACTAGAAAATTATGAAAAGCCTGAACCCTGCGAAGCGGTGGTTGTGGAACTAGATGAACTTTGGCATTTTATAGAGT TCAAAAAAAACAAGTTATGGATCTGGAAAGCTTATGACCGTAATACTAACAGACTTATCGACTGGGAATTGGGAAAGCGTGATAGTGAAACCCTCAAAAAACTTTTAATTAGATTACTAAAATGGGATGTAACAGTCTACTGTACTGATGATTGGAAACCGTACCAAGAGTTATTATCTAAACATCCAGATGCGTATCATGTGATGACAAAAAGCGAAACTATAGCCATAGAAAGAAATAATTCCGATAATCGTCATTGGTTTGCTCGCTTTCATAGAAAAACAAAAGTAGTATCAAAATCAATAGAAATGGTGGATTTAACAATGGGACTATTTGCAAAATTTAGAGTAAATGGAACGATCGATTCGTTAATAAATCAAAGACTAACATTACTTAGTTGA